The nucleotide window CATGGCACGCTTGCGGCTGTGGATCGAACTGCTCGAACACGCGGATTTCACCGCTTCGCTGCCGAACCTCGAGACCAACCTCAAACAAGGCAACGCGACGCTCAGCCGTTTCGACTTCGATGTGCCCATTCGCGACAACGCGAAGCGAGTGGCGAACTATCGCGCGAACGCAGCAAGACTGCGGGCGACAAACACTCCCGCCGCAAGACGCGCAGAAGCGACTCGATTCGCCCAACTGCGCGACGCGTTGCACGACGCGCTCGCGAACAACCAGGCGGGAACGCCGCCCGAGGAAGCCACGGCGTTCGAATGGCGCATCGAGTTCGCCGACCTCCTCACCGACGAAGGCAACTTCGAGCGCTTCGACGCCGTCATTGCGAACCCGCCCTATATCGACTCCGAGCGCATGGTTAACCAGGGCCACCGCGCGCTGCGCAAGCGGCTAGCGCAGCGGTGGCCGAGCGCGAGGGGCAACTGGGACCTGTACATCGTGTTCATGGAGCTAGGCCTCGCGCTCCTCAGGCCAGGCGGCGCGATGGCGTATCTCACGCCCGACAAGTGGCTCTCGAAGCCCTTCGGCAACGCGCTGCGCGCACGGCATCTGGACAAAATCGAACGCATCGTCGGGCTCGGGCGCGACGTATTCGAACAGGCGCGTGTGGATTCGATCATCACGGTCTTTCGCGAGTCGGGCACGCCCGCCGTCACGACCGCGCGCATCGAGGGTGATACGCTCTGCGAGCTGGCGCAAACCGACAAACGTACGCTAGAGGCGCCCTGGCCGCTCGACGCACTGCTCTCGCCACACGCCGCGTTCGTGCAGCGGATCGGGCGCGCGCACCCCACGCTCGGCGACCTGCTGCCCTGCGAAAACGCGTGCGCGACGTCGGATGCCTACCGGCTCGCGCCCCTCGTCGAAGAGGCCGAAGAGCATCGCCTCGCAGTCCGTCACTACCGCGTGGTGAATACCGGCACGCTCGGCCGCTACGTCTCGCGCTGGGGCAGCAAGCCGATGACCTATCTCGGGCGACGCTACGACGCACCCGTGGTCGATCGCGAGCGCTTCGCTTCGACGTTCGCGAACGGCTACGGCGCGAAAGCCCCGGCGAAAAAGGTGATCGTGAAAGGGCTCACACGGCTCGACGCGACACTCGATCTCGCTGGCGACACCATCCCCGGCAAGACCACGCTGATCCTGCGCTCGGACGACGAAGACCTGCTGAAGTTCGCGGCGGCGCTCCTCAACTGCCCGCTCTCGGTTTTCCTGATCCGCGCGAAGTACGGTTCGTCGAGCTACAACGGCGGCGTGGCGTTCACGAGAGCGATGATCGACGCCTTGCCCGTGCCAGGCGGCGCTTCGGTGCGTGGCGAGATCGCCGACTGCGTGACCCGGTTGCTGCGCGCTCACCAGTCCGGATGCGGCGGCCCGGAAGCGGAAGACATTGCGCGCGAGATAGATCGTCGCCTCTATGCGTCATTTGGCCTGTCGGCGCGGGAAATCGAACTCGTGGAAGGCCGCGCCTCCCCGATTGCACGCGAAGCAAGCTGACCGGGCAGCGGCGCGACGGCGTCACGGCGAGTCGGCTAGTCTTGCTCATCCTCAAGCAGAGCAGACATCATGGAACGGCTACGATTCTTCAGTACAGCCGACGAGAGCAGCGTGCTGACGCTATCTATCGCCACGACGTTGGTGATCGCCCTCATCGGCATTCTGTTTGGCCTGATCTCCGGCTCGTTTTCCATTGTGTTCGACGGCGTTTATGCACTCGTCGACGCGAGCATGAGCGCGCTCGCGCTCGCCGTCGTGCGCCTCATCACGTCCTACGCTGTCAACGTCGACTTGCCGCGTAAATGGCGCGAGCGCTTCACCATGGGCTTCTGGCATCTCGAACCCATGGTGCTCGGCCTGAACAGCACGCTGCTCGTGGGCGTGGCCGTCTATGCGCTGATCAACGGCGTCACGAACCTGCTCGCCGGCGGCCACGAATTACACTTTGGCCCGGCCCTCGTCTACGCCGTGCTCACCGTGAGCGCTTGCGTTGCGATGGCGGTGTTCGAATCGCGCGCGAATCGTCGAATCCACTCGGACTTCCTGCGCCTCGACATCAAGTCGTGGATGATGTCCGCGGGCATCACGGCGGCGCTGCTGATCGCTTTCAGCGTCGGCTATGCGATTCAGGGAACGGCGTGGGAGCACCTCACGCCCTACGTCGACCCGGCGGCGCTCGTCGTGGTGTGCGCCGTGATCATTCCGATTCCGCTTGCGGAAATCCGCCAAGCCCTGCTGGACGTGCTGCTCGTCGCGCCCGCGGATCTCAAGCAGCATGTCGATGCCGTCGCGAAACGCTTCGTCGAGCGCTACGCCTTCGAGTATTACCGCGCCTATGTCGCGAAAGTGGGCCGTTCGCGCGAGATCGAACTGTATTTCGTCGTCCCGCCCGACATGCCGCCGAAACGCATCGCCGAATGGGATGCGATCCGCGACGAAATTGGGCGGGCCATAGGCGGCGACGAGTCGCACCGCTGGCTCACGATCATGTTCACGAGCGACCCGGAGTGGGCGGAATGAGGTGTTCGGCCCAGAGTGGACCCGAGGTTGACCCGGGGTCGACCCAGTGTGGGTCCAGAAAGCACAAAGGGTTACGTGAACTTCACGTAACCCTTTGTCTTGAATGTGGTGCCGGCTGCAGGACTCGAACCCGCCACCTGATGATTACAAATCAACTGCTCTACCAGATGAGCTAAGCCGGCGTAGCCCGCTATTCTACTTCATTTCACGATCTTGAGGTGACCCTTGCCGCCTTTGTTGCCGCCTTCGTCATCTTTGTCGGCAGCGCGCGACGCGACCGGCGCGAGCGGTGCAGCGGGCTCCTGCGCAGGCTCGTCGCGCACTTCGTGCGCCTCATGCGCTTCGGCTTCTTCGTGGTCCTCGGAGGACAGCACGTCGTCAGCGTCGCCCGGCGGCGACTCGACCGGGAACGCCATGCCCTGGCCATTCTCGCGCGCGTAGATCGCGAGGACGTTCGGCACAGGCACCTCGATCTTGTGCGACTTGCCCGAGAAGCGCGCGTGGAACTCGATCATCTCGTTGCCCATCTGCAACTGGCTCGTCGCCTCGAAGCTGATGTTCAGCACGATCTCGCCGTCACGCACGAACTGGCGCGGCACGCGCGTGTGGTTGTCGACCCGCACCGCGATATGCGGCGTGAAGCCGTTGTCGGTGCACCACTCGTACAGCGCGCGCAGCAGATACGGCTTGGTGGAAATCTCTTGCATCAACAATCCTTTCACGAGGCGGCACCCACACCCACGCTGTGCGCGCCGCCTCTGTTACCTGCAACCGCCAGGATACTGCTCAACTGCGTGCTCAACTGCGTGCTTAACGACGCATGACCTTTTCAGACGGCGTGAGCGCTTCGATATACGCCGGACGGCTGAAAATGCGCTCGGCGTACTTCATGAGCGGCGCGGCATTCTTCGACAGCTCGATGCCGTAATGGTCGAGGCGCCACAGCAGCGGCGCGATCGCGACGTCGAGCATCGAGAACTCTTCGCCCAGCATGTACTTGTTCTTCAGGAAGATCGGCGCGAGCTGCGTGAGGCGGTCGCGGATCGCGAGGCGCGCCTTCTCGTGATTCTTCTCGGCGGCCTTGCCCTTTTCGTTTTCGAGCGTGCTCACGTGCACGAACAGTTCCTTCTCGAAGTTGAGCAGGAACAGGCGCGCGCGGGCGCGCTGGACCGGGTCGGCCGGCATCAGCTGCGGATGCGGGAAGCGCTCGTCGATGTACTCGTTGATGATGTTCGATTCGTACAGAATCAGGTCGCGCTCGACCAGAATCGGCACCTGACCGTACGGATTCATCACGGCGATGTCTTCCGGTTTATTGAACAGGTCGACGTCACGGATTTCGAAGTCCATGCCCTTTTCGAACAACACCAGCCGGCAACGCTGGGAGAACGGGCAGGTAGTGCCGGAGTACAGAACCATCATGATTTACATTTCCTCAATAAACCCAAAAGGCCAGCGGGCGAAAAAACCGTCTGACGGTCCCTGAACCGTCAGACGGCATCTCGTCGCACCAGCCCCACGTCGGTCAGGACGTGCCTATTTGATATCTTTCCAGTACGCGGCGTTCAATCGCCACGCGAAAAAGCTCAAGACGCCGAGGAACAGGAGCACCCACACGCCAAGCTGCCTGCGGGTTTTCTGCTCGGGTTCGGCCATCCAGCCGAGGTACGCCACCAGGTCGGCCACGTCGGCATCATAATCCACCGGCGAGAGCGTTCCGGGCGTGACCTGCTGGAACCCGGCAAAGCGACGGATTTTTTCCCCGGTTTCCTCGTCCGTTGTGTCCTCGAACTTCGCCGTGCGTATGCCCTGCAACTGCCACAGCACGTGCGGCATGCTCACGTTTTCGAACACCAGATTGTTCCAGCCGGTCGGCCGCGTGTCGTCGCGGTAGAAGCTGCGCAGGTACGTGTACAGCCAGTCGCGCCCTTTCGCCCGCGCTTCCACGGAGAGGTCCGGCGGCGCCACGCCGAACCACGACTTCGCGTCGTCCGGGCGCATCGCGATGGACATCGTGTTGCCGACCTTGTCGGTCGTAAACAACAGATTATCTTCGATTTGCTTCTGCGGAATGCCGAGATCCTGCAATCGGCTGTAGCGCATCAAGTTCGCACTATGGCAATTCAGGCAATAGTTTACAAACAATTTGGCACCGTGCTGCAGCGAAGCAAGATTTTCGCCGTTATCGGGTGCGCGGTCGAGCGGAATGTTTTCCTGCGCCGCCGCCGATCCGACCCCGAATGCACATGAGAGCGCCAGCGCAGCCAAGCCGGCCCGGACGCTCACCTTCGCGAGCGCCGAAAAAAGAGATTTTCTCGTCATATCTTCCTCGCTCGTCAATTAATGGGGCTTGAACCGCACGCGTTCGGGCGGCTGCCTGAACGTGCCAAGCGGCGTCCAGAACGGCATGCCGAGGAAGAAGGCGAAATAGACGAGCGCGCAGATCTGGGCAATCAGCGTGGCCGCCGGCGATGGCGGTTTCGTGCCGAGGAACGCGAGTGTCAGGAACGCAAGCACGAAGATGCCGAGAAACACCTTGTGGAACAGCGGCCGGTACCGGATCGACTTCACCGGCGAGCGATCGAGCCACGGCAGGAAGAACAGCGAGATCACCGCCGTGCCCATTACCACCACGCCCCAGAACTTCGACTCGGTGAAGTACATGGCGAGGACCACGAGCACCGCCAGCACCGGCAGCCCGGCGCGCCATTTGCCGCGGGCGCGCAGGAGCGCGAGCAAGCCGAGCAGCGCGATCACGATCATCAGCACGATCTTGAACGGGTCGGTGGTGGCGCGCAGCATCGCGTAGAACGCGGTGAAGTACCACACCGGCGCGATCTCAGGCGGTGTTTGCAGCGAGTTGGCCGGGACGAAGTTGTTCGCTTCGAGGAAGTAGCCGCCCATTTCCGGCGCGAAGAACACGATTGCCGCGAAGATCATCAGGAAGATGCACACGCCCATGAAGTCGTGCACCGAGTAGTACGGATGGAACGGAATGCCGTCGAGCGGCACGCCGTTCGCATCCTTCTTCTCCTTGATCTCGATCCCATCCGGGTTGTTCGAGCCCACTTCGTGCAGCGCGATGATGTGGCAGATCACGAGCCCGACCAGCACCAGCGGAATGGCGATCACGTGGAACGCGAAAAAGCGGTTGAGCG belongs to Paraburkholderia flagellata and includes:
- a CDS encoding cytochrome c1, giving the protein MTRKSLFSALAKVSVRAGLAALALSCAFGVGSAAAQENIPLDRAPDNGENLASLQHGAKLFVNYCLNCHSANLMRYSRLQDLGIPQKQIEDNLLFTTDKVGNTMSIAMRPDDAKSWFGVAPPDLSVEARAKGRDWLYTYLRSFYRDDTRPTGWNNLVFENVSMPHVLWQLQGIRTAKFEDTTDEETGEKIRRFAGFQQVTPGTLSPVDYDADVADLVAYLGWMAEPEQKTRRQLGVWVLLFLGVLSFFAWRLNAAYWKDIK
- a CDS encoding cation diffusion facilitator family transporter, with the protein product MERLRFFSTADESSVLTLSIATTLVIALIGILFGLISGSFSIVFDGVYALVDASMSALALAVVRLITSYAVNVDLPRKWRERFTMGFWHLEPMVLGLNSTLLVGVAVYALINGVTNLLAGGHELHFGPALVYAVLTVSACVAMAVFESRANRRIHSDFLRLDIKSWMMSAGITAALLIAFSVGYAIQGTAWEHLTPYVDPAALVVVCAVIIPIPLAEIRQALLDVLLVAPADLKQHVDAVAKRFVERYAFEYYRAYVAKVGRSREIELYFVVPPDMPPKRIAEWDAIRDEIGRAIGGDESHRWLTIMFTSDPEWAE
- a CDS encoding type IIG restriction enzyme/methyltransferase; the encoded protein is MPETIQQTRRARKPRTRRASAGGGLDEDFYAELLHIVGLRESVSGAARTVARLAPHARLRGALIELALARLAARELKSTSEQPDADHFELALRLCIAWISRLFFLKVLETRLLTLHGGDSPYAFLNARHIRSFSELDALCDAVLGVDEVAPPARFAHLPRFDGSLFGPQDLDRSLLGMSALDERATLPLFSATVLTDASGERHVLAYLLDFLAAFDFSAGLVAQAPAAANRRCLDAWALGLVFEKLNGYRDGAWYTPGSVAMQLARPAVTHAALNRLNRAKGWRCTSIDQLSELIEDRDEARAMLDSLRICDPAVGSGHLLVSALNELIALKVRLGLLTARERETLSACRIDVTADRLCVTRANGEPFTRERDGEAIRKIEATLFRVKRDIVEHSLFGVDISADSVGMARLRLWIELLEHADFTASLPNLETNLKQGNATLSRFDFDVPIRDNAKRVANYRANAARLRATNTPAARRAEATRFAQLRDALHDALANNQAGTPPEEATAFEWRIEFADLLTDEGNFERFDAVIANPPYIDSERMVNQGHRALRKRLAQRWPSARGNWDLYIVFMELGLALLRPGGAMAYLTPDKWLSKPFGNALRARHLDKIERIVGLGRDVFEQARVDSIITVFRESGTPAVTTARIEGDTLCELAQTDKRTLEAPWPLDALLSPHAAFVQRIGRAHPTLGDLLPCENACATSDAYRLAPLVEEAEEHRLAVRHYRVVNTGTLGRYVSRWGSKPMTYLGRRYDAPVVDRERFASTFANGYGAKAPAKKVIVKGLTRLDATLDLAGDTIPGKTTLILRSDDEDLLKFAAALLNCPLSVFLIRAKYGSSSYNGGVAFTRAMIDALPVPGGASVRGEIADCVTRLLRAHQSGCGGPEAEDIAREIDRRLYASFGLSAREIELVEGRASPIAREAS
- a CDS encoding cytochrome b, which codes for MATGTEKDVGETAGLQGWIDKRFPMTASWRAHASEYYAPKNFNFWYFFGSLALLVLVNQIVTGIFLTMNYKPDATLAFASVEYIMREVPWGWLIRYMHSTGASMFFVVVYLHMFRGLLYGSYRKPRELVWIFGCAIFLCLMAEAFFGYLLPWGQMSFWGAQVIVNLFSAIPFIGPDLSLWIRGDYVVSDVTLNRFFAFHVIAIPLVLVGLVICHIIALHEVGSNNPDGIEIKEKKDANGVPLDGIPFHPYYSVHDFMGVCIFLMIFAAIVFFAPEMGGYFLEANNFVPANSLQTPPEIAPVWYFTAFYAMLRATTDPFKIVLMIVIALLGLLALLRARGKWRAGLPVLAVLVVLAMYFTESKFWGVVVMGTAVISLFFLPWLDRSPVKSIRYRPLFHKVFLGIFVLAFLTLAFLGTKPPSPAATLIAQICALVYFAFFLGMPFWTPLGTFRQPPERVRFKPH
- a CDS encoding ClpXP protease specificity-enhancing factor encodes the protein MQEISTKPYLLRALYEWCTDNGFTPHIAVRVDNHTRVPRQFVRDGEIVLNISFEATSQLQMGNEMIEFHARFSGKSHKIEVPVPNVLAIYARENGQGMAFPVESPPGDADDVLSSEDHEEAEAHEAHEVRDEPAQEPAAPLAPVASRAADKDDEGGNKGGKGHLKIVK
- a CDS encoding glutathione S-transferase N-terminal domain-containing protein, which gives rise to MMVLYSGTTCPFSQRCRLVLFEKGMDFEIRDVDLFNKPEDIAVMNPYGQVPILVERDLILYESNIINEYIDERFPHPQLMPADPVQRARARLFLLNFEKELFVHVSTLENEKGKAAEKNHEKARLAIRDRLTQLAPIFLKNKYMLGEEFSMLDVAIAPLLWRLDHYGIELSKNAAPLMKYAERIFSRPAYIEALTPSEKVMRR